One window of bacterium genomic DNA carries:
- a CDS encoding acyl-CoA/acyl-ACP dehydrogenase: MIHGNPLRSEAFQMPEPELDDIQQLLRETVRDFMAREVAPVCKEMERRPDPSGCMPWELIRAGSRLGLRTLALPEAWGGLSAGVLTRALLLSEMCEVEPGLAKCFYSCWRASLLLYTLATPAQREKFLRPFVEDDAYCFATAFTEPAAGSDNLIPSDDPGRGLMLSAVQEGDEWVLNGRKQWVSLAGFAQCVLVFARTNRAVPVHQGSTLFIVPADWPGVRFPRVDDKLGFRLYPNGDITVEGVRLPADHRLGEVDGAWPAAQRLFAGAVDYPATSLGLSRAMYAIALDYARSRIQGGCPIVEHPTVGSRLAEMRMHIHAIEGYLWDTARAIDSGEPFDPNHTWLLKVHSDRAVVQVMLGALDVTGGNGTMKEFPLERFCRDTLTSLHSDGTESLNLLRSARGLAGE; encoded by the coding sequence CGAGGTGGCGCCTGTTTGCAAAGAGATGGAGCGGCGCCCGGACCCCTCGGGGTGTATGCCGTGGGAGTTGATCCGCGCGGGCTCGCGCCTCGGCCTTCGCACCCTCGCCCTTCCGGAAGCGTGGGGCGGCCTCTCGGCGGGCGTCCTGACCCGCGCGCTGCTGCTCTCGGAGATGTGCGAGGTCGAACCCGGCCTGGCCAAGTGCTTCTACTCCTGCTGGCGGGCCTCCCTCCTGCTCTACACCTTGGCTACCCCGGCCCAGCGGGAAAAATTTCTCCGGCCCTTCGTTGAGGATGACGCCTACTGTTTCGCCACCGCCTTCACCGAGCCCGCGGCGGGCTCGGACAACCTCATCCCCTCGGATGATCCGGGGCGCGGCCTCATGCTCTCGGCCGTGCAAGAAGGAGACGAGTGGGTGCTGAACGGGCGGAAGCAGTGGGTGTCGCTCGCCGGCTTTGCGCAGTGCGTGCTCGTGTTTGCCCGGACGAATCGCGCGGTTCCCGTCCACCAGGGCTCGACGCTCTTCATCGTCCCGGCGGACTGGCCCGGCGTCCGCTTTCCCCGCGTGGATGACAAGCTGGGTTTCCGGCTCTATCCGAACGGGGACATCACGGTGGAGGGCGTGCGCCTTCCGGCGGATCACCGCCTCGGCGAGGTGGACGGCGCCTGGCCGGCGGCCCAACGCCTTTTCGCGGGGGCGGTGGACTATCCCGCCACGAGCCTGGGGCTCTCGAGGGCCATGTACGCCATCGCCCTGGACTACGCTCGCAGCCGCATCCAGGGCGGGTGCCCCATCGTCGAGCATCCGACGGTGGGCTCGCGCCTCGCCGAAATGCGCATGCACATCCACGCCATCGAGGGCTACCTCTGGGACACGGCGCGGGCCATTGACAGCGGGGAACCCTTTGACCCGAACCACACCTGGCTCCTCAAGGTCCACTCTGACCGGGCGGTGGTGCAGGTGATGCTCGGCGCGCTCGATGTGACCGGCGGAAACGGCACCATGAAGGAGTTTCCGCTCGAGCGCTTCTGCCGCGACACGCTCACCTCGCTCCACAGCGACGGGACCGAGAGCCTGAATCTCCTGCGATCGGCGCGGGGGCTGGCCGGGGAGTAG